In Panulirus ornatus isolate Po-2019 chromosome 49, ASM3632096v1, whole genome shotgun sequence, the following proteins share a genomic window:
- the LOC139764272 gene encoding uncharacterized protein, producing the protein MSCKVRAAATLLVGVMILTGLSSAAVLQPAAYDESQELPVLSTFKEIHYDVSHNPDGTYVFSFSLPQQERAEERDADGKVTGSFAFVDNVGEEVAVRYDADEEGFRPESDALPQAPEDTPDVAQAREEFLRYYEETAKFLEELASDEDSSSSSEESDEDEDSDEDEDDDSESEESDEDEEEEEEEEEEEEEGEGEEGEKEAIHSHFSINNAGKFGNVFGSRVPEQELSRTTVADAEEKTRKREAFYPYAAEHFFGRRIPSSRQ; encoded by the exons ATGTCGTGTAAAGTGAGAGCAGCAGCCACTCTCCTG GTTGGGGTGATGATCCTGACGGGGTTGTCTTCAGCCGCTGTACTCCAGCCAGCAGCCTATGATGAGAGCCAGGAGCTCCCGGTCCTCTCTACCTTTAAGGAAATCCATTACGACGTCTCCCACAACCCCGACGGCACGTACGtgttctccttctccctcccgcaGCAAGAGCGGGCGGAGGAGAGAGACGCCGACGGCAAG GTCACCGGCTCCTTCGCCTTCGTGGACAACGTGGGTGAAGAAGTTGCCGTCCGTTACGACGCTGATGAAGAAGGTTTCCGCCCTGAGAGTGACGCCCTCCCTCAG GCCCCAGAGGACACTCCCGACGTCGCCCAAGCCAGGGAAGAGTTCCTCAGGTACTACGAAGAGACGGCCAAGTTCCTGGAGGAACTGGCCTCCGACGAGGACAGCTCATCGTCATCCGAAGAATCCGACGAGGACGAGGACAGTGACGAAGATGAAGACGATGATTCTGAATCTGAAGAATCTgacgaagatgaagaggaggaggaggaggaggaggaagaagaagaagaaggagaaggagaggagggagagaaggaggcaaTACATAGCCACTTCAGCATCAACAACGCAGGGAAGTTCGGCAACGTCTTCGGCAGCAGAGTACCTGAACAAGAGCTGTCGAGGACCACAGTCGCCGACGCTGAGGAAAAGACACGAAAAAGAGAAGCCTTTTACCCCTACGCTGCTGAGCACTTCTTCGGCAGGCGTATCCCCTCCAGCAGGCAGTAG